The following are encoded together in the uncultured Sphaerochaeta sp. genome:
- a CDS encoding sodium:solute symporter family protein, with the protein MWITFLIIGVFFCGLLLVGYLSSKKNTNTEDYFVAGRKLNKWTAANTMAATAIGSGTTIGVCTMAYNSGIAASWILIGYSLGFVLIALLIGKKIYNLNVLTLTDVIGSKYNQQVRNLTTILVLISYVGIACAQFIALGHIVSVLLDMEFKLAVILCGVIIIIYTTMGGLNALSITDSYQLIINLIGIMIILPIFGFTATHGFRDIVATVPEGFFSMGNYGLATTIGFFSWIIPQAFLSQELWVRIFACKDEKLAVQSTVIASVGIYLPYAVSVVSVGLIAATVLPAGLEGDAVLPTLISQLGNPVIEGILLAGLIAAVMSCADSVLLVSSSNLVHDFWGRTLGKKVKNDLKASRIGVVLIGVLAIILAMYAQNIISIMQMMATPFVGAIFPIVLAMFFWKKVTNTGAVATIIIALVMAVLFYLAKISVFGLDPSFVTVVVCTFTLIIVSLFTQNKKSEVA; encoded by the coding sequence CTATTTTGTAGCAGGTAGAAAACTAAATAAATGGACGGCTGCCAATACCATGGCCGCTACTGCCATTGGATCCGGCACAACAATCGGAGTATGTACAATGGCGTATAATTCAGGAATTGCTGCAAGTTGGATATTAATTGGCTATTCTCTTGGGTTTGTGCTTATTGCATTGCTCATCGGAAAGAAGATTTACAATCTCAACGTCTTAACGCTTACTGATGTTATCGGAAGCAAGTACAATCAACAGGTGAGGAATCTTACAACCATACTAGTGCTTATTTCATATGTCGGGATTGCATGTGCACAGTTCATTGCCCTAGGGCACATTGTTTCTGTGTTGCTGGATATGGAATTTAAGCTAGCAGTAATTCTCTGCGGTGTTATTATTATCATCTATACTACAATGGGAGGGCTCAATGCGCTCTCGATAACCGACTCCTACCAGCTTATCATTAACCTGATAGGTATCATGATTATCTTGCCAATTTTTGGATTTACTGCAACTCATGGGTTCCGTGATATCGTAGCAACAGTGCCAGAGGGATTTTTCAGCATGGGTAACTATGGACTAGCCACCACAATTGGCTTCTTTAGTTGGATCATTCCACAAGCTTTCTTGTCTCAGGAACTTTGGGTAAGAATTTTCGCTTGCAAAGATGAGAAACTTGCAGTTCAATCGACGGTGATTGCCTCAGTTGGAATTTACCTCCCGTATGCAGTTAGTGTTGTATCAGTCGGTCTGATTGCAGCGACAGTATTACCTGCTGGTTTGGAGGGTGATGCTGTACTTCCAACTCTTATATCGCAATTGGGTAATCCAGTAATTGAAGGTATCCTCTTGGCAGGTCTGATAGCTGCTGTAATGTCTTGTGCAGATTCAGTGCTCCTTGTCTCTTCTTCTAATCTTGTGCATGATTTTTGGGGAAGAACATTGGGCAAGAAAGTGAAGAATGATTTGAAGGCATCCCGTATAGGTGTGGTTCTTATCGGCGTTTTGGCGATCATCCTTGCAATGTATGCGCAGAATATAATTTCCATCATGCAGATGATGGCAACTCCTTTTGTTGGTGCAATATTCCCGATTGTACTTGCGATGTTCTTCTGGAAGAAAGTAACCAATACAGGTGCTGTTGCAACAATCATCATTGCATTAGTAATGGCAGTTCTCTTCTATCTTGCAAAGATCAGTGTGTTTGGTTTAGATCCTAGTTTTGTGACTGTAGTGGTGTGTACCTTTACGCTGATTATTGTGAGCTTATTTACCCAGAATAAAAAAAGTGAGGTAGCATGA
- a CDS encoding PAS domain-containing protein encodes MAKDSLKVQFTIIDSMIIESYKTIVDGLAEYLGKNYEIVLHSLSNLDNSVVYIKNGFHTGRTVGAPITNMALEMLSKIDKNSINDVTYFTKDKNGEPVKSSTIAIRGEHNKIIGLLCINFFLNAPFLDIISEFFDSEFTKKNESHKYIYESFSEDPTQLITKAVRDSIDEVDSKREIPTAQRNRAIIMLLQEKNIFKLKNAVVLVAKELRISKNTVYMHLRTTD; translated from the coding sequence ATGGCCAAAGACAGCTTGAAAGTTCAATTCACGATCATTGACAGCATGATTATTGAATCATATAAAACCATTGTTGATGGGTTGGCGGAATACTTGGGGAAAAACTACGAAATAGTTTTGCATTCCCTGAGCAATCTGGATAATTCTGTTGTATATATAAAAAATGGGTTCCATACAGGACGTACAGTAGGGGCTCCCATCACAAATATGGCATTGGAAATGCTTTCCAAAATTGATAAAAATTCTATCAATGATGTAACTTATTTTACAAAGGATAAGAATGGTGAACCTGTTAAATCCAGTACCATTGCAATTCGTGGAGAACATAATAAAATTATTGGATTGCTGTGCATCAACTTTTTTCTCAATGCACCATTTCTGGATATAATTTCGGAGTTTTTCGATTCAGAGTTCACAAAGAAAAACGAATCTCACAAGTATATATATGAATCATTTTCAGAGGATCCGACACAACTTATCACAAAGGCGGTCAGAGATTCGATTGATGAAGTTGATTCAAAGCGTGAAATACCTACTGCGCAGAGAAACAGAGCAATAATCATGCTCTTGCAGGAAAAGAATATTTTTAAATTAAAAAACGCAGTGGTGCTTGTGGCAAAAGAACTCAGGATTAGTAAGAATACTGTATACATGCATTTAAGAACTACAGACTGA
- a CDS encoding TetR/AcrR family transcriptional regulator has protein sequence MAKIRKRKLTKPTFDNLSEEKKHMILRTAISEFASQGFDHANINIIAEKAGISVGSLYKYFGSKQDLFLVTIHQGTEVLKTILQAIVPSDQSFEKKCKDLIKAIQKTSREQQELIRLYSELTSVGNSDLVKQLSFEIESISAEMYMELVKEGQRTGEIRGDIDPAMAAFLMDNLFISLQFSYSSEYYQQRFKIFLGNDIDDRDTFVHDQMVGFISSALKP, from the coding sequence ATGGCAAAAATAAGAAAGAGAAAACTCACCAAGCCTACGTTCGACAATCTCTCTGAAGAGAAGAAACACATGATTCTACGAACGGCAATCAGTGAGTTCGCAAGCCAAGGATTTGACCATGCGAATATCAACATCATTGCTGAGAAAGCAGGAATCAGTGTTGGCTCTTTATACAAGTATTTTGGGTCGAAGCAAGACCTTTTTCTTGTGACGATACATCAAGGAACCGAGGTGCTGAAGACCATCTTACAGGCAATTGTGCCTTCAGACCAATCCTTTGAAAAAAAGTGCAAGGATTTGATCAAGGCAATCCAGAAAACCAGTAGGGAACAACAGGAACTAATACGTCTCTATAGTGAACTAACCTCAGTAGGAAACAGTGACCTTGTCAAACAACTTTCGTTTGAGATTGAATCCATCTCTGCCGAGATGTACATGGAGTTGGTCAAGGAAGGACAGAGAACCGGTGAGATCAGGGGGGATATTGATCCAGCGATGGCTGCCTTTCTCATGGATAATCTCTTCATATCGCTGCAGTTTTCATATTCCAGTGAATATTACCAACAACGTTTCAAGATTTTCTTGGGAAATGATATAGATGATCGAGACACATTTGTTCATGATCAAATGGTTGGTTTCATCTCTAGTGCTTTGAAACCCTGA
- a CDS encoding FGGY-family carbohydrate kinase, which yields MDRKQYLLTYDVGTTGMKTCLFSAVGHLELISSSLAKYPLYLLSGGGAEQDPEDWWKAMVSTTGEILSESAINPADIKGISFCSQMQGLVLVDSEGNALRNAFSYLDQRATKELREGMAHGMQIEGANIWKLLVSLSITKAVATSVKDPVWKYQWVRNHEPEIFSHIYKWLDVKEYLIAKLTGSFIMTEDSAFATLLFDIKKHTWSRAMCRMLKVNPDHLPHIIQSTKQAGTMKEQAANILGLQPGTPVFGGGGDAASIGLGSGAINPGDTHIYMGTSGWLSTVVEKSMVDPEIKTAAIVSALPGRFTYFSELETAGKCLEWVKDHLALDEINLYLEKKLVTDSPEAIAKNLYDYMASVIDTVPPGSNGVLFTPWLHGNRCPFEDSKARGMFFNLRLETGKTEMIRAVTEGVCLHMRWFLEVQERKIKTSSVIRFVGGGALSPITCQILSDILGRRIQSIENPQNVGAMGAAIIAGFGLGIYQSEKEAADAIPRGRVYEPRIESKKVYDRNYKVYIQLYRSNKKHFATLNA from the coding sequence ATGGACAGAAAGCAATACCTTCTCACCTATGATGTTGGTACTACGGGAATGAAGACTTGTCTTTTCTCAGCAGTTGGTCACTTGGAGCTTATTTCCTCTTCACTTGCAAAATACCCCTTGTATCTCCTCTCTGGTGGTGGAGCAGAGCAAGATCCTGAGGATTGGTGGAAGGCGATGGTAAGCACGACAGGTGAAATCCTCTCTGAGTCTGCAATCAATCCTGCAGACATCAAGGGAATCTCCTTTTGTTCCCAGATGCAGGGCTTGGTGCTTGTGGATAGCGAAGGAAACGCTCTGAGGAATGCATTCAGCTACCTTGATCAACGAGCAACCAAGGAATTGAGGGAGGGCATGGCCCATGGAATGCAAATCGAGGGTGCAAATATCTGGAAGCTCCTTGTCTCCCTCTCCATTACAAAGGCGGTTGCAACCAGTGTGAAAGACCCAGTTTGGAAATACCAATGGGTGAGGAATCATGAGCCTGAGATATTTTCACACATCTACAAGTGGCTGGATGTGAAGGAGTACCTGATAGCGAAGCTGACTGGTTCGTTTATCATGACTGAAGATTCAGCGTTTGCCACACTCTTGTTTGATATAAAGAAACACACCTGGAGCAGAGCCATGTGCAGAATGCTCAAGGTCAATCCAGATCATTTACCCCATATCATACAATCGACGAAGCAGGCTGGAACCATGAAAGAGCAGGCAGCGAACATACTTGGGTTGCAGCCTGGCACTCCGGTCTTCGGTGGCGGAGGAGATGCTGCTTCAATTGGTCTGGGTTCAGGTGCTATCAACCCAGGGGATACCCATATTTACATGGGTACCTCAGGGTGGCTTTCTACCGTGGTTGAAAAGAGCATGGTTGATCCTGAAATAAAAACTGCAGCAATCGTAAGTGCCCTTCCTGGGCGATTTACCTATTTTTCTGAACTCGAGACAGCCGGAAAATGTCTTGAATGGGTAAAGGATCATCTTGCCCTGGATGAGATAAACCTGTATCTGGAGAAGAAATTGGTAACAGATTCTCCTGAGGCTATTGCCAAAAACCTCTATGACTACATGGCTTCAGTTATCGACACGGTACCCCCTGGAAGCAATGGAGTGCTCTTTACTCCATGGTTGCACGGGAATCGATGTCCATTTGAGGACAGCAAAGCCCGGGGAATGTTCTTCAATTTGCGCTTGGAGACAGGTAAGACAGAGATGATCAGAGCAGTCACTGAAGGGGTCTGCTTGCATATGCGCTGGTTCCTGGAAGTACAGGAGAGGAAGATCAAAACATCATCGGTTATCCGGTTTGTTGGTGGTGGGGCACTCTCTCCCATTACCTGCCAAATTCTCAGTGACATATTGGGAAGACGAATACAGAGTATTGAGAACCCGCAGAATGTAGGAGCGATGGGAGCTGCCATTATTGCAGGTTTTGGTCTCGGGATTTACCAGAGTGAGAAAGAGGCAGCTGATGCAATACCAAGGGGTAGGGTCTATGAGCCGAGGATAGAGAGCAAGAAAGTGTATGACCGGAATTACAAGGTGTATATCCAGCTCTATAGGTCCAACAAGAAGCACTTTGCTACCTTGAATGCATAG
- a CDS encoding GtrA family protein has translation MEENNNIAMTGKQNLIQFGKFVLFSISAGIIQVLVFTLLEEVFHLKYWPSYLTALIASVLYNFTVNRRFTFKSANNIPKAMTQLGIYYLIFTPLSTWWGDALVGLGISDYLVLGGTMVVNLISEFCVNRFIIYRTSMNTRVKP, from the coding sequence ATGGAAGAAAACAACAACATAGCAATGACCGGAAAACAGAATCTCATCCAGTTTGGAAAATTCGTACTCTTTTCCATCAGTGCAGGTATTATTCAGGTATTGGTATTTACGCTCCTGGAGGAAGTGTTTCATCTCAAATATTGGCCGAGTTATCTTACTGCACTCATTGCAAGTGTTCTCTACAACTTCACAGTGAATCGGCGTTTTACCTTCAAGAGTGCAAACAATATCCCCAAGGCCATGACACAGTTGGGAATCTATTATCTTATTTTCACCCCACTCTCCACGTGGTGGGGCGATGCCTTGGTTGGCCTTGGTATCTCTGATTACCTTGTTCTTGGCGGCACGATGGTGGTCAATCTGATCTCTGAGTTCTGTGTCAATCGATTCATCATTTATAGAACTTCCATGAATACCCGTGTAAAACCGTAA
- a CDS encoding aminotransferase class III-fold pyridoxal phosphate-dependent enzyme: MDTRFAISTYSDAAEISKKLDALIKSPIYSISREALAHYERTYFDESCPLSKAMIGEAKHYIPGGVQHNLAFNYPFPLVMKKAEGAYLYDIDGHRYFDFLQAGGPTVLGSNPPSVREKVIELLQDGGPSTGLFHEYEYKLAKKICESIPSVDMFRMFNSGSEACMAAIRVARLATGRKNIIKMGGAYHGWSDQLAYGIRLPGTRGIQAHGVPSYLFKHTQEFFPNNLDALERTLRLNKLRGGTAAVFIEPVGPESGTRPLDKNFNKEVEKLCHAYHALLVFDEVVTGFRIGMAGAQGYFGVSPDLTVFGKVIAGGYPGAGGLGGKQDYMKYLAAGIQTGDKIHKALVGGTMAATPLSCVAGYYTLEEIDKSDACQKAGVMGDRLTKGLKALIKKHSLPFVAFNQGSICHLETVGTMHFSVNWKRPWTIPHVIAETSKRKKEMEYMGAAYMAEGLVTLAGSRLYTSAAYTEEMIDESLKAFDRVFSQIECIKD; the protein is encoded by the coding sequence ATGGATACCCGATTTGCAATTTCAACCTACAGCGATGCAGCAGAAATCTCAAAAAAACTTGATGCATTGATCAAGAGCCCAATCTACAGTATTTCCAGAGAGGCCTTAGCACACTACGAGAGAACATATTTTGATGAATCTTGCCCTCTTTCAAAAGCAATGATAGGGGAGGCCAAGCACTATATCCCTGGTGGAGTACAACATAATCTTGCCTTTAATTATCCCTTCCCATTGGTGATGAAAAAGGCAGAAGGAGCATATCTGTATGACATCGACGGGCACAGGTATTTCGACTTTCTGCAAGCAGGAGGGCCTACAGTTCTTGGATCCAATCCTCCATCCGTCAGGGAAAAGGTTATAGAACTCCTGCAAGACGGCGGTCCGTCCACAGGTCTCTTCCATGAGTATGAGTATAAACTTGCAAAAAAGATTTGTGAAAGCATTCCCAGTGTTGATATGTTCAGGATGTTCAACTCAGGTTCAGAAGCCTGCATGGCAGCCATACGGGTTGCCAGGCTCGCTACCGGTCGGAAGAACATCATCAAGATGGGTGGGGCATATCACGGGTGGAGTGACCAACTTGCCTATGGAATACGGCTTCCCGGTACAAGAGGAATACAGGCGCATGGAGTACCTTCCTATCTTTTCAAGCACACCCAGGAATTTTTCCCCAATAACTTGGATGCTTTGGAGCGGACCTTGCGTTTGAACAAGCTTAGGGGAGGAACCGCTGCAGTCTTCATTGAACCAGTAGGGCCGGAGAGTGGTACCAGACCACTGGACAAGAACTTCAATAAGGAAGTGGAGAAACTCTGTCATGCCTACCATGCTCTGCTGGTATTTGATGAGGTGGTAACCGGGTTCAGGATTGGCATGGCAGGAGCCCAGGGATATTTTGGAGTTTCCCCTGATCTTACGGTATTTGGAAAGGTCATCGCAGGGGGGTATCCTGGTGCTGGTGGGCTTGGAGGGAAACAGGACTATATGAAATATCTTGCTGCAGGGATACAGACCGGAGACAAGATTCACAAGGCCCTGGTTGGAGGAACGATGGCTGCAACTCCCCTGAGCTGTGTTGCTGGGTACTACACTTTGGAGGAGATAGACAAAAGTGATGCATGCCAGAAGGCCGGTGTCATGGGGGACCGACTTACCAAAGGACTGAAAGCACTTATAAAGAAACATTCACTCCCGTTTGTAGCATTCAACCAAGGCTCCATCTGCCATCTGGAAACGGTGGGAACCATGCACTTCTCCGTCAATTGGAAGAGACCATGGACCATCCCCCACGTTATTGCAGAAACTTCAAAGCGTAAGAAAGAGATGGAGTATATGGGTGCAGCGTACATGGCCGAAGGGTTGGTAACATTGGCCGGAAGCAGACTCTACACCAGTGCAGCGTATACTGAAGAAATGATTGACGAATCACTGAAAGCCTTCGACCGGGTATTTTCCCAGATTGAGTGTATCAAGGATTGA
- a CDS encoding class II aldolase/adducin family protein: MELQEAKQAVLEATKKLVASQLVTRTWGNISCRVGRNQFLITPSGKSYEQLTEDQLVLVSLEGLVYTGSLKPSSEKGIHALVYRMHPKVNCVIHTHQEMASLISLIGNDLSISDDWRELLGETIHTSRYGLPGTKALMNRIGRVLKYSTSPAVLMANHGALCFGSSPQEAFSIAEALEGVCKEQVYRLFPILPSLDGEVQIRTFARKDGEEVTYTTNGSPSLQAMVKQIMKSKKDCTHMLLLTSQEVLEVSKRGKNLNAYLDDFAQIAGPSVQIVQEKPSGFHSLKHRDALIVQKVGAFCMGSSESEAHAVATLVQKNSKAALLRLSYAQVKPLPYLDTHLMRYVYKKKYAKLACSSIES; this comes from the coding sequence ATGGAACTTCAGGAAGCAAAACAGGCGGTATTGGAAGCTACGAAGAAATTAGTTGCCTCGCAGTTGGTTACAAGAACATGGGGGAATATCAGCTGCAGGGTAGGACGTAATCAATTCCTTATCACCCCCAGCGGTAAGTCCTATGAGCAACTGACGGAGGACCAATTGGTATTGGTATCGCTGGAGGGACTCGTGTATACAGGCTCCCTGAAACCCTCCTCCGAGAAAGGAATCCATGCCTTGGTCTATAGAATGCATCCCAAGGTAAACTGTGTTATACACACCCATCAAGAGATGGCTTCTCTGATCAGTCTGATTGGCAATGACCTATCCATCAGCGATGACTGGAGAGAATTGCTTGGAGAGACCATACACACCTCACGATACGGATTGCCAGGTACCAAGGCTTTGATGAATCGGATAGGCAGGGTACTAAAGTACTCTACAAGCCCTGCAGTTCTGATGGCTAACCATGGTGCACTCTGTTTTGGATCCAGTCCTCAAGAGGCTTTCAGTATTGCTGAAGCCTTGGAAGGGGTATGTAAGGAGCAGGTCTACAGGCTCTTCCCAATTCTTCCTTCCCTCGATGGGGAGGTGCAAATACGTACTTTTGCAAGGAAAGATGGGGAGGAAGTGACGTATACAACCAATGGTTCTCCTTCATTGCAAGCAATGGTGAAACAGATAATGAAGAGTAAGAAGGATTGCACGCATATGCTCTTGCTTACCTCTCAGGAGGTTCTGGAGGTAAGTAAGAGAGGTAAAAATCTGAACGCGTACCTAGACGATTTCGCACAGATTGCCGGCCCCTCCGTGCAGATAGTTCAAGAGAAACCTTCTGGCTTTCACAGTCTCAAGCATCGCGATGCGCTGATCGTGCAGAAAGTAGGGGCGTTTTGTATGGGCAGCAGTGAGTCAGAGGCTCATGCGGTAGCGACACTGGTCCAGAAGAACAGCAAAGCTGCATTGCTTAGGCTCTCCTATGCACAGGTGAAACCACTTCCTTATCTGGATACCCATTTGATGCGGTACGTGTACAAGAAGAAGTATGCGAAGCTTGCCTGTTCATCTATTGAGAGTTAA
- a CDS encoding BCCT family transporter produces the protein MVFFTSASLIIGFVIVSVFFNEMLGNIFNPLLNGISTNAGWFFTLAVNIILLFVLYLMFSRYGDIRLGGDDAEPDFSTLSWFAMLFSAGMGIGLLFYGVAEPMFHFMVPPVPADSAAEAAQNAMKYTFLHWGLHPWAIYALVALALAFFSFNKGQPLSIRSIFYPILGEKINGGWGNLIDILATIATLFGVATSLGFGVQQINAGLNHLTGLEQSPLVQLFLIAGITTIATISVVRGLDAGIRKLSELNIWLALALLLFVFVFGPTLFIANGFVENIGAYLSSFAEIATWNETFENASWQNDWTVFYWAWWIAWSPFVGMFIARVSRGRTIREFLMGVLLIPTLVTFLWITVFGNSALYIDLFLGGDLGQGVTENVPLSLFLLLEHFPLSSVLSVLGVLVVVSFFVTSSDSGSMVIDIITAGGNPDPPIPQRLFWAILEGVVAASLLLSGGLVALQSAVIATGLPFAVVLLVLTYSLKKGLNEYTGVQTFSVKTGKLKARHFQIESGEAPLVRFHKKSKKKQQEKSDV, from the coding sequence GTGGTGTTCTTTACCTCTGCTTCCCTTATTATTGGGTTTGTCATTGTATCGGTATTCTTCAACGAGATGCTGGGGAATATATTCAACCCTCTTCTTAATGGAATCTCAACCAACGCCGGTTGGTTTTTCACGTTGGCAGTGAATATTATCCTGCTTTTTGTGCTCTATCTTATGTTCAGCCGTTATGGTGATATACGACTCGGAGGGGACGATGCTGAACCGGATTTCAGTACCCTCAGCTGGTTTGCTATGCTCTTCTCCGCTGGAATGGGAATTGGCCTGCTCTTCTACGGTGTAGCTGAACCAATGTTCCATTTCATGGTTCCCCCGGTTCCCGCTGATTCTGCTGCTGAAGCTGCACAGAATGCCATGAAGTATACCTTTCTCCACTGGGGACTACATCCTTGGGCCATCTATGCCTTGGTTGCGCTTGCCTTGGCGTTTTTCAGTTTCAATAAGGGACAACCCCTGTCAATCCGATCGATTTTCTATCCAATTCTTGGTGAGAAGATCAACGGAGGATGGGGTAATCTGATTGATATCCTGGCGACTATCGCTACTTTGTTTGGTGTAGCCACCTCCCTCGGATTTGGTGTACAGCAAATTAATGCAGGCCTGAATCACCTCACCGGTCTCGAACAGAGCCCTCTTGTGCAGCTGTTTCTTATAGCAGGGATCACCACGATTGCCACGATTTCAGTTGTCAGGGGACTTGATGCCGGTATCAGAAAACTCTCAGAACTTAACATTTGGCTCGCCCTCGCACTGTTGTTGTTTGTGTTCGTTTTTGGCCCCACGCTCTTTATAGCAAACGGGTTTGTCGAGAATATTGGTGCTTATCTCTCTTCGTTCGCTGAGATAGCTACATGGAATGAAACATTTGAGAATGCATCCTGGCAGAATGACTGGACTGTCTTCTACTGGGCTTGGTGGATTGCTTGGTCTCCCTTTGTAGGGATGTTTATCGCTCGTGTATCTCGAGGAAGGACCATCAGGGAATTCCTTATGGGAGTCCTCTTGATTCCGACGCTTGTTACCTTCTTGTGGATCACTGTATTTGGTAATTCTGCTCTCTATATTGACCTATTTTTGGGAGGTGATCTTGGCCAAGGGGTAACTGAGAATGTACCGCTTTCTCTCTTCCTTCTATTGGAACATTTCCCGCTCTCTTCAGTTCTTTCTGTTCTCGGGGTGTTGGTGGTGGTGAGTTTCTTTGTTACCTCATCTGATTCCGGTTCCATGGTAATCGATATCATTACAGCTGGTGGCAACCCTGATCCTCCTATTCCCCAGCGTCTTTTTTGGGCAATTCTAGAAGGTGTGGTGGCAGCTTCGCTTCTCCTCAGTGGAGGACTTGTTGCACTCCAGTCTGCAGTCATTGCAACAGGGCTCCCTTTTGCAGTAGTGCTGCTTGTACTTACTTACAGCCTCAAGAAAGGTCTCAATGAGTATACCGGAGTACAGACGTTCTCTGTGAAGACAGGAAAACTGAAGGCTCGCCATTTCCAGATTGAGAGTGGTGAGGCCCCTCTTGTGCGTTTCCATAAGAAATCCAAGAAAAAACAGCAGGAGAAATCAGATGTTTAA
- a CDS encoding serine protease produces MFKQISQKFASGCFFLLRQQEAVVVFLGTAFLVHEQGYLLTATYLMEENYEGLMVARPSNPEAFSPLSLDVVQAIPVEVIKADHTTNTALLHFTKPLIIDTPDHMVGNVESVQLGSSVLGFGFPFGHEDLQNLAVQSGIIASKVSLRDSVNLFLFDRAMHTGMAGGPLVNYDDGRVIGIMMGLFVPKEEGGDFIRGSLPGYESSFSYAISIEYGKAMLEKLGLTLR; encoded by the coding sequence ATGTTTAAACAGATCAGTCAAAAATTCGCAAGTGGATGTTTTTTCTTGTTACGACAGCAAGAGGCTGTAGTAGTCTTTCTGGGAACGGCTTTTCTTGTACATGAACAGGGATATCTCCTTACTGCCACCTACTTGATGGAAGAGAACTATGAGGGGTTGATGGTCGCTCGACCCAGTAATCCAGAGGCGTTTTCTCCGCTTAGTCTTGATGTGGTACAGGCAATCCCTGTGGAGGTTATCAAGGCTGATCATACCACCAATACAGCTCTGCTTCATTTTACAAAGCCCCTGATCATAGATACCCCTGACCATATGGTAGGAAATGTTGAGTCCGTACAACTGGGTTCTTCGGTACTTGGATTTGGATTCCCTTTCGGACATGAGGACCTGCAGAACCTTGCTGTACAAAGTGGAATTATTGCCTCAAAAGTTTCACTCAGGGATTCAGTGAATCTTTTTCTGTTCGACCGAGCCATGCATACTGGGATGGCAGGAGGTCCTCTGGTCAATTATGACGACGGAAGAGTCATTGGGATCATGATGGGTCTTTTTGTTCCGAAAGAAGAGGGTGGGGATTTTATCAGGGGGTCCCTTCCTGGGTATGAATCAAGTTTCAGTTATGCCATCTCAATCGAATATGGAAAGGCTATGCTTGAGAAGCTGGGATTGACGCTACGATAG
- a CDS encoding alpha/beta hydrolase codes for MKKYPVHEDFHTLQMSIPFYAPLLPLLQRMTRSAYVRRTIPETLTYKRETCIAHDGYSIPIELFSPKSIEPNAPCILFLHGGAFALPAADHHKQLIMDFAQGCSCKVVMADYRLAPRYPYPHGLEDCFSVYQWTTQHAKELSIDSERIAIYGDSAGGALASGLTHLIRDRSLQMPLFQMLIYPVLDARLSTDSMQKYVDTPIWNAKLNAKMWKIYLVGKKDAYASPNEITSLQGLPNTYIEVNEFDCLRDEAIEYAKKLQKTGIEVSLVKTEGTIHGFELNYESSYTQMIVGKRIAYMKEQFSFR; via the coding sequence ATGAAGAAATATCCGGTACATGAAGATTTTCATACGTTGCAGATGAGTATTCCCTTCTATGCACCACTCTTACCATTGCTACAAAGGATGACCCGCTCTGCATATGTACGGCGAACCATCCCTGAAACACTCACATACAAGAGAGAAACCTGTATCGCTCATGATGGATATTCCATTCCAATAGAGTTGTTCAGTCCCAAGTCTATTGAGCCAAATGCTCCTTGCATCCTCTTCTTGCATGGAGGGGCCTTTGCACTCCCTGCTGCTGACCACCATAAGCAATTGATTATGGATTTTGCTCAGGGATGCTCTTGCAAGGTAGTCATGGCTGATTATCGATTGGCTCCAAGGTATCCATACCCTCACGGACTGGAAGACTGCTTTTCAGTCTATCAATGGACTACTCAACATGCAAAGGAACTCTCCATAGATTCTGAACGGATCGCAATCTACGGGGATAGTGCTGGAGGTGCGTTGGCCTCTGGATTGACGCATTTGATCAGGGATCGCTCACTGCAGATGCCACTGTTCCAGATGCTTATCTATCCGGTCCTGGATGCAAGGCTATCCACTGATTCCATGCAGAAATATGTTGATACCCCTATCTGGAACGCAAAGCTCAATGCCAAGATGTGGAAAATCTACCTTGTAGGAAAAAAGGACGCATACGCCTCACCAAATGAGATAACCTCATTACAGGGGTTGCCAAATACCTATATTGAGGTCAATGAGTTCGACTGTCTTAGGGATGAGGCAATCGAGTACGCAAAGAAACTCCAAAAGACGGGTATTGAAGTGTCTTTGGTAAAAACAGAGGGGACCATCCATGGGTTTGAGCTGAACTATGAAAGCAGCTATACCCAGATGATTGTAGGCAAACGGATAGCGTATATGAAGGAGCAATTTTCCTTTAGATGA